A stretch of the Aegilops tauschii subsp. strangulata cultivar AL8/78 chromosome 4, Aet v6.0, whole genome shotgun sequence genome encodes the following:
- the LOC109782640 gene encoding WAT1-related protein At3g30340-like isoform X2: MGSGGLLLPTVVMLVLNVLSAVMVALVKAAMAGGLDPLVLVTLQQLTAAIFLGPIAHFREGKSRPKMTLEIFAYLFISAALGAAMRQYMVFVGLRYTTATFVSAFSNIAPVLTFVLAVATRSESLHLRTATGAAKLAGTLVSLAGAMLLTFYRGVALTHANSAHQLHRSLSSPPSPETDSGRRWTLGTVAILGNCVCLACWYLLQGRIARKYPYVYSCNAFLSTFSFLQVAVVGLCVQHNLSAWIITNKFQILTVLYSGVVATGMSFVLLTWCIQKRGAVFVAAFIPVSQVIVCIMDFTILHEPLYLGRFLITVIVIVGLYLLLWGKRQEALQQHPKVAKDDQEQQQQQQLPSQP, translated from the exons ATGGGGAGCGGCGGGTTGTTGTTGCCGACCGTGGTGATGCTGGTGCTCAACGTGTTGTCGGCGGTGATGGTGGCGCTGGTCAAGGCGGCCATGGCTGGCGGCCTCGACCCGCTCGTACTCGTCACGCTGCAGCAGCTCACCGCCGCCATCTTCCTCGGCCCCATCGCGCACTTTAGAGAGGG CAAGTCGAGGCCCAAGATGACGCTCGAGATCTTCGCCTACCTCTTCATCAGCGCCGCGCTCGG GGCGGCGATGAGGCAGTACATGGTCTTCGTGGGGCTGCGCTACACCACGGCGACCTTCGTCAGCGCCTTCTCCAACATCGCGCCCGTGCTCACCTTcgtgctcgccgtcgccaccCGCTCCGAGTCGCTCCACCTCAGGACCGCCACCGGCGCCGCCAAGCTCGCCGGCACGCTCGTCTCGCTCGCCGGCGCCATGCTGCTCACCTTCTACAGAGGCGTGGCCCTCACCCACGCCAACAGCGCCCACCAGCTCCACCGCTCCCTTTCTTCCCCACCGTCCCCGGAAACCGACTCCGGCAGGCGGTGGACGCTGGGAACGGTGGCGATCCTCGGCAACTGCGTCTGCCTCGCCTGCTGGTACCTGCTTCAGGGCAGGATCGCCAGGAAGTACCCCTACGTCTACTCCTGCAACGCCTTCCTGTCCACCTTCAGCTTCCTCCAGGTCGCCGTCGTCGGCCTCTGCGTGCAGCACAACCTCTCCGCCTGGATCATCACCAACAAGTTCCAGATCCTCACCGTCCTCTACTCC GGCGTGGTCGCGACCGGCATGTCCTTCGTGCTGCTGACGTGGTGCATCCAGAAGCGGGGGGCTGTGTTTGTCGCCGCCTTCATCCCGGTGTCGCAGGTCATCGTCTGCATCATGGACTTCACCATCCTGCATGAACCGCTCTACCTTGGAAGGT TTTTAATTACTGTGATTGTGATAGTTGGCCTGTATCTTCTGCTGTGGGGCAAGAGGCAGGAGGCCTTGCAACAGCATCCAAAAGTTGCTAAAGATGACCAagaacaacagcagcagcagcaattgCCGTCGCAGCCATGA
- the LOC109782640 gene encoding WAT1-related protein At4g01440-like isoform X1: MGSGGLLLPTVVMLVLNVLSAVMVALVKAAMAGGLDPLVLVTLQQLTAAIFLGPIAHFREGKSRPKMTLEIFAYLFISAALGAAMRQYMVFVGLRYTTATFVSAFSNIAPVLTFVLAVATRSESLHLRTATGAAKLAGTLVSLAGAMLLTFYRGVALTHANSAHQLHRSLSSPPSPETDSGRRWTLGTVAILGNCVCLACWYLLQGRIARKYPYVYSCNAFLSTFSFLQVAVVGLCVQHNLSAWIITNKFQILTVLYSGVVATGMSFVLLTWCIQKRGAVFVAAFIPVSQVIVCIMDFTILHEPLYLGSWPVSSAVGQEAGGLATASKSC; encoded by the exons ATGGGGAGCGGCGGGTTGTTGTTGCCGACCGTGGTGATGCTGGTGCTCAACGTGTTGTCGGCGGTGATGGTGGCGCTGGTCAAGGCGGCCATGGCTGGCGGCCTCGACCCGCTCGTACTCGTCACGCTGCAGCAGCTCACCGCCGCCATCTTCCTCGGCCCCATCGCGCACTTTAGAGAGGG CAAGTCGAGGCCCAAGATGACGCTCGAGATCTTCGCCTACCTCTTCATCAGCGCCGCGCTCGG GGCGGCGATGAGGCAGTACATGGTCTTCGTGGGGCTGCGCTACACCACGGCGACCTTCGTCAGCGCCTTCTCCAACATCGCGCCCGTGCTCACCTTcgtgctcgccgtcgccaccCGCTCCGAGTCGCTCCACCTCAGGACCGCCACCGGCGCCGCCAAGCTCGCCGGCACGCTCGTCTCGCTCGCCGGCGCCATGCTGCTCACCTTCTACAGAGGCGTGGCCCTCACCCACGCCAACAGCGCCCACCAGCTCCACCGCTCCCTTTCTTCCCCACCGTCCCCGGAAACCGACTCCGGCAGGCGGTGGACGCTGGGAACGGTGGCGATCCTCGGCAACTGCGTCTGCCTCGCCTGCTGGTACCTGCTTCAGGGCAGGATCGCCAGGAAGTACCCCTACGTCTACTCCTGCAACGCCTTCCTGTCCACCTTCAGCTTCCTCCAGGTCGCCGTCGTCGGCCTCTGCGTGCAGCACAACCTCTCCGCCTGGATCATCACCAACAAGTTCCAGATCCTCACCGTCCTCTACTCC GGCGTGGTCGCGACCGGCATGTCCTTCGTGCTGCTGACGTGGTGCATCCAGAAGCGGGGGGCTGTGTTTGTCGCCGCCTTCATCCCGGTGTCGCAGGTCATCGTCTGCATCATGGACTTCACCATCCTGCATGAACCGCTCTACCTTGGAAG TTGGCCTGTATCTTCTGCTGTGGGGCAAGAGGCAGGAGGCCTTGCAACAGCATCCAAAAGTTGCTAA